A genomic region of Gemmata massiliana contains the following coding sequences:
- a CDS encoding PSD1 and planctomycete cytochrome C domain-containing protein, with protein sequence MRLLAIISSTLLVPATSSAAAPDFDKDVVAVLGARCLDCHSGADPKGGLDLTRRDAVLGKKGSVTPGKPDESELWKRVASDEMPPKKPLSAREKAVLKEWIAGGAKWGTDPIDPLAATTATRAGRDWWSLQPVTRPKVPDVADAPNPIDRFVRAKLRDNGMSLAPAADRRVLVRRAYFDLLGLPPTYEEVEAFANDKSPNAYEKLIDKLLASEHYGERWGRYWLDVARFAETCGYERDQVKPDVWKYRDWVIKAFNTDMPYDCFVQEQLAGDELPNANANTTVATGFIRLGTWNDEPNDPNEYKYDRLEDMVGATSTAFLGMTVKCARCHDHKFDAIRQTDYYRMAGAFWAGFIEPGPREHLGGPDAKALGHTGVFGWTDRGKEVPPIKLLKKGDPNRPGAVVEPGHLSMISALDTPFATPPASAKTTTRRLQLAQWITNPKNPLTARVWVNRVWQYHFGQGLVRTPDNFGFTGDKPTHPELLDWLASEFVQGGYTTKRLHRLILLSETYRQSSIHPKQDEYARRDAGNKFWWHAERRRLDAEALRDALLSAGGNLKLDKIGGPSFAPEIPPDALEGLSMKDNAWKASPAMEQGRRSAYIFAKRGLLPPLLTTFDLPDTTLPSCQRDVTTVPTQSLALLNNPFVHEQSVALAKRIGTKKERKEQVTHAWRSALGRDPRDAEITAALAHLEEQAKTFANRPTPDLDALASLCHVLLNTNEFMYVD encoded by the coding sequence ATGCGGCTGCTCGCCATCATCTCGTCCACCCTCCTCGTTCCCGCCACGAGTTCCGCCGCTGCGCCCGACTTCGATAAGGACGTGGTCGCGGTTCTGGGCGCGCGGTGCCTCGATTGCCACTCTGGGGCTGATCCGAAAGGGGGGCTGGATCTCACGCGCAGGGACGCCGTCCTCGGTAAGAAAGGGTCGGTCACCCCGGGCAAGCCCGATGAGAGCGAATTGTGGAAGCGGGTCGCGTCCGACGAGATGCCGCCCAAAAAGCCGCTCTCCGCGCGAGAAAAGGCCGTGCTGAAGGAGTGGATCGCGGGCGGCGCGAAGTGGGGGACCGACCCCATTGACCCGCTCGCCGCGACCACGGCAACGCGCGCCGGACGCGACTGGTGGAGCCTCCAACCCGTCACACGGCCGAAGGTTCCCGACGTCGCGGACGCCCCCAACCCCATCGACCGCTTCGTCCGCGCGAAGCTCCGTGACAACGGCATGTCACTCGCTCCGGCCGCGGACCGGCGCGTACTCGTGCGCCGCGCGTACTTCGACCTGCTCGGCCTCCCGCCGACTTACGAAGAGGTCGAAGCGTTCGCGAACGACAAATCACCGAACGCCTACGAGAAACTGATCGACAAGTTGCTCGCGAGCGAGCACTACGGCGAGCGCTGGGGCCGGTACTGGCTCGACGTCGCGCGCTTCGCGGAGACGTGCGGGTACGAACGCGACCAGGTGAAGCCGGACGTGTGGAAGTACCGCGACTGGGTCATTAAGGCGTTCAACACCGACATGCCTTACGATTGCTTCGTGCAGGAACAGCTCGCGGGGGACGAGCTACCGAACGCCAACGCGAACACCACTGTCGCGACCGGCTTCATTCGGCTCGGCACCTGGAACGACGAGCCGAACGACCCGAACGAGTACAAGTACGACCGGCTCGAGGACATGGTGGGCGCGACGAGCACCGCGTTCCTCGGGATGACAGTGAAGTGTGCCCGGTGTCACGACCACAAGTTCGACGCGATCCGCCAGACGGATTATTACCGCATGGCGGGCGCGTTTTGGGCCGGGTTCATCGAACCGGGGCCGCGCGAGCACCTCGGCGGACCGGATGCCAAAGCTCTCGGGCACACTGGCGTGTTCGGCTGGACCGACCGCGGTAAAGAGGTTCCGCCGATCAAGCTCCTGAAGAAAGGCGACCCGAACCGCCCCGGCGCGGTCGTCGAACCGGGGCACCTGTCGATGATTTCCGCGCTCGACACGCCGTTCGCTACTCCTCCCGCAAGTGCGAAAACAACGACCCGTCGGCTTCAACTCGCTCAGTGGATCACAAACCCCAAGAACCCGCTTACAGCGCGCGTCTGGGTGAACCGCGTGTGGCAGTACCACTTCGGGCAAGGGCTGGTGCGCACGCCGGACAACTTCGGCTTCACCGGTGACAAGCCGACGCACCCCGAACTGCTCGACTGGCTCGCGAGCGAGTTCGTTCAAGGGGGTTACACAACAAAGCGCCTCCACCGGCTCATTCTGCTCTCGGAGACTTACCGCCAGTCCTCGATTCACCCGAAGCAGGACGAGTACGCGCGCCGCGACGCGGGGAACAAGTTCTGGTGGCACGCGGAGCGGCGCCGGCTCGATGCGGAAGCCCTCCGCGACGCGCTACTCTCCGCGGGCGGCAACCTGAAGCTGGACAAGATCGGCGGCCCGAGCTTCGCGCCCGAAATTCCCCCGGACGCACTGGAAGGGTTGTCCATGAAGGACAACGCATGGAAGGCGTCGCCCGCGATGGAACAGGGGCGGCGCAGTGCGTACATCTTCGCGAAGCGCGGGCTGCTTCCGCCGCTACTGACCACGTTCGACCTCCCGGACACGACGCTCCCGAGCTGCCAGCGCGACGTGACGACCGTACCCACGCAGTCGCTCGCGCTGCTCAACAACCCGTTCGTTCACGAACAAAGTGTCGCGCTGGCGAAGCGGATCGGCACTAAGAAGGAACGCAAGGAGCAAGTCACTCACGCCTGGCGCAGCGCCCTCGGACGCGACCCGCGTGACGCAGAAATCACCGCCGCGCTCGCGCACCTGGAGGAGCAGGCAAAGACGTTTGCGAACCGTCCAACGCCGGACCTCGACGCACTTGCGTCGCTGTGTCACGTGTTGCTGAACACCAACGAATTCATGTACGTCGATTGA
- a CDS encoding DUF1501 domain-containing protein → MSTLFPCGLTRRELIWEMGGGFAGVALAGMLASESRASDAPASAGSPLAPKKPHFPTKVKSCIFLMMNGGPSQVDTFDPKPELEKYAGKEIPKDKKFINSGGRKIGYLTPAFRKFRPGGKSGLPVSDYFPKVREHADKLAVIRSCHTDSHAHGSALVMMNTGKTFIGRPSLGSWAVYGLGTANQDLPGYVVLMDKRGGPISGQPNWSSGFISAAYSGTLFRPSGDPILDLRGPAHLTKDVQKEQLDLLAQLNQQHMDARPGGRELAARAASYELAYRMQSATPDAVDLTKESAKTLEMYGVGQKPTDEFGRNCIIARRLVERGVRFVQLYSGGGHLEDTWDAHAGIESNHGKHAAEVDQPIAALLADLQTRGLLDSTLIVWGGEFGRMPFSEGKNEPGRNHNPYGFSMWLAGGGVKGGTAYGATDDLGFEAVEKKVHIHDLHATILHLMGLDHEQLTYFHQGRHERLTDVYGNVVKGIIA, encoded by the coding sequence ATGAGCACTCTCTTCCCCTGCGGCCTGACTCGGCGCGAACTCATTTGGGAAATGGGCGGCGGGTTCGCCGGAGTCGCGCTCGCCGGGATGCTCGCGTCCGAATCGCGGGCGTCGGATGCGCCGGCCAGCGCCGGCTCGCCTCTCGCGCCGAAGAAGCCGCACTTTCCCACGAAGGTGAAGAGCTGCATCTTCCTCATGATGAACGGCGGACCGTCGCAGGTCGATACCTTCGACCCGAAGCCGGAACTGGAGAAGTACGCGGGCAAGGAGATCCCGAAGGACAAGAAGTTCATCAACTCCGGCGGGCGCAAGATCGGGTACCTGACGCCCGCGTTCCGCAAGTTCAGGCCGGGTGGTAAGAGCGGGCTGCCCGTCTCGGACTACTTCCCCAAAGTGCGCGAGCACGCGGACAAGCTCGCGGTGATCCGCTCGTGCCACACGGACAGCCACGCGCACGGCTCGGCGCTGGTGATGATGAACACGGGGAAGACGTTCATCGGTCGGCCGTCGCTCGGGAGCTGGGCGGTGTACGGGCTCGGTACCGCGAACCAGGACTTGCCCGGCTACGTGGTGCTGATGGACAAGCGCGGCGGGCCGATTAGCGGGCAGCCGAACTGGTCGAGCGGGTTCATCTCGGCCGCGTACTCGGGCACACTGTTCCGGCCCTCGGGCGATCCCATTCTCGACTTGCGCGGTCCCGCGCATCTCACGAAGGACGTGCAGAAAGAACAGCTCGACCTGCTCGCACAGTTGAACCAGCAGCACATGGACGCGCGCCCCGGCGGGCGCGAACTGGCCGCTCGCGCCGCGAGCTACGAGTTGGCCTATCGGATGCAGTCGGCGACCCCGGACGCGGTCGACCTCACGAAAGAGTCGGCGAAAACGCTGGAGATGTACGGCGTGGGCCAGAAGCCCACCGACGAGTTCGGGCGGAACTGCATCATCGCGCGCCGACTGGTGGAACGTGGGGTGCGGTTCGTGCAACTCTACAGCGGCGGTGGGCACCTCGAAGACACCTGGGACGCGCACGCGGGCATCGAGTCGAACCACGGCAAGCACGCGGCCGAGGTCGACCAGCCGATCGCGGCGCTCCTGGCGGACCTCCAAACGCGCGGGCTGCTCGACAGCACACTGATCGTGTGGGGCGGCGAGTTCGGGCGGATGCCGTTCAGCGAGGGGAAGAACGAACCGGGACGCAACCACAACCCCTACGGGTTCTCAATGTGGCTCGCGGGTGGTGGCGTGAAAGGCGGCACCGCTTACGGCGCGACCGATGATCTCGGCTTCGAGGCGGTCGAGAAGAAGGTCCACATCCACGACCTGCACGCGACCATCCTGCACCTGATGGGCCTCGACCACGAGCAACTGACCTACTTCCACCAGGGCCGCCACGAGCGCCTGACCGATGTGTACGGCAACGTGGTGAAGGGCATCATTGCGTAA
- a CDS encoding WD40/YVTN/BNR-like repeat-containing protein, which translates to MKTFLIAVLLCVLDNALASGQWQQQVIKSDADFRGLCVVDSKVAWVSGTKGTFGRTTDGGKTWTAGAVPDADKLDFRDVEAFGDDTAYLLSAGPGEASRIYKTTDGGKTWALQFKNAEPKAFFDAIAFWDEKHGIAFGDPVDGRFHLLVTDDGGAKWALLPEKSRPAALPKEGAFAASGTCLVTCGENDVWFCTGGAKVARVFRSSDRGKTWSVSETPLLAGIESAGVFSIAFRDRDHGVIVGGDYRKPDGTEATGAVTADGGKTWKLIEKPLPFRSGVAWAKDRWVAVGTSGSDASADDGATWKSLDREKYNSVAFTATDDGWGAGPKGRIAKYVRADK; encoded by the coding sequence ATGAAGACGTTCCTCATTGCCGTGCTACTCTGCGTGCTCGACAACGCGCTCGCATCGGGTCAGTGGCAGCAGCAGGTCATCAAATCGGACGCGGACTTCCGGGGGCTGTGCGTGGTCGATTCAAAAGTGGCGTGGGTCAGTGGCACAAAGGGAACGTTCGGTCGCACCACCGACGGCGGTAAAACGTGGACCGCCGGGGCGGTGCCCGACGCGGACAAACTCGACTTCCGCGACGTCGAGGCGTTCGGAGATGACACGGCGTACCTGCTAAGTGCCGGCCCCGGTGAAGCGTCCCGGATTTACAAGACGACGGACGGCGGTAAGACCTGGGCGCTCCAGTTCAAAAACGCCGAACCCAAGGCGTTCTTCGATGCGATCGCCTTTTGGGACGAGAAGCACGGGATCGCATTCGGCGACCCGGTGGACGGTCGGTTTCACCTACTCGTTACCGACGACGGCGGCGCGAAGTGGGCTTTGCTACCGGAGAAGAGCCGGCCGGCGGCCCTGCCGAAAGAGGGCGCGTTCGCGGCCAGTGGCACCTGCCTCGTCACTTGCGGTGAGAACGACGTTTGGTTCTGTACCGGCGGGGCTAAAGTGGCGCGAGTGTTTCGTTCGAGCGATCGCGGGAAGACCTGGAGTGTCAGTGAAACGCCGCTCCTGGCCGGGATCGAGTCGGCCGGTGTGTTCTCGATCGCGTTTCGGGACCGCGACCACGGCGTGATCGTCGGGGGCGATTACCGCAAACCGGACGGCACGGAAGCAACGGGAGCGGTCACCGCCGACGGCGGGAAAACGTGGAAGCTCATTGAGAAACCGCTGCCGTTCCGGTCTGGCGTCGCCTGGGCGAAGGACCGGTGGGTGGCAGTCGGCACGTCGGGCTCCGACGCTTCGGCAGACGACGGCGCGACCTGGAAGTCGCTGGACCGGGAGAAGTACAACAGCGTTGCTTTCACCGCGACGGACGACGGCTGGGGCGCCGGTCCCAAAGGCCGGATCGCGAAGTACGTGAGGGCGGATAAGTAG